A stretch of Microbulbifer bruguierae DNA encodes these proteins:
- a CDS encoding NYN domain-containing protein gives MDEIKQKIALFIDADNAPAAKFEDVLSEAAKYGVVTIRKAYGNWKSPTLMNKWGRINGVGVKF, from the coding sequence ATGGACGAAATCAAGCAAAAGATTGCCCTTTTCATCGACGCCGACAATGCCCCAGCGGCTAAGTTTGAAGATGTACTGAGCGAGGCCGCGAAGTATGGTGTCGTCACCATTCGCAAGGCTTATGGCAACTGGAAATCACCTACCCTCATGAATAAATGGGGTCGAATAAATGGGGTCGGAGTAAAGTTTTGA
- a CDS encoding alpha/beta hydrolase has product MLIIVLFVTTCLAASNQDSNKFDPTGSQVVPLDFLPALKGDYFRLDSEIIGRSYHIYIRYPEGYDQNQERHYPVVYLLDGDSLFPILAANHLFLTYDDKLPEAIIVGIAYGGFDAATNRRSYDFSTPAENNQIKQGGAEDFLAFLETELLPHVEEKYRADPQRRILFGQSRGGYMVLYTAMQKPDLFWGRIASNPTLNPGREQFFATPAEASRHDLTLVVTSSAHDIPALRASALEWQDYWANRESTPWKIAFNTTPNGTHAANSTDSYRFGLHQIFAEELQEAEEHKEADGTAYTN; this is encoded by the coding sequence ATGTTGATCATCGTACTGTTCGTTACAACCTGCTTAGCTGCCAGCAATCAGGACAGCAATAAGTTCGACCCTACCGGCAGTCAGGTGGTACCACTGGACTTTCTTCCGGCCTTGAAAGGTGACTACTTCCGGTTGGACTCCGAAATTATTGGCCGCTCCTACCATATCTATATTCGCTATCCTGAGGGCTACGACCAAAACCAGGAACGACACTACCCGGTGGTTTATCTGCTCGACGGGGATTCCCTGTTTCCTATACTGGCCGCCAACCACCTGTTCCTGACCTACGATGACAAGCTTCCAGAGGCTATCATTGTCGGCATTGCCTACGGTGGCTTTGATGCCGCCACCAATCGGCGCAGTTACGACTTCTCAACACCGGCAGAGAACAATCAGATAAAGCAAGGTGGTGCCGAGGACTTCCTCGCGTTTCTGGAAACGGAGTTGCTGCCACACGTAGAAGAAAAGTACCGGGCCGACCCGCAGCGCCGCATCCTGTTCGGCCAGAGCCGGGGTGGCTATATGGTGTTGTACACGGCGATGCAGAAGCCGGACCTTTTCTGGGGCCGAATAGCCAGCAACCCCACCTTGAACCCCGGACGGGAGCAGTTTTTCGCCACTCCCGCCGAGGCTTCCCGCCATGATCTGACTCTGGTGGTCACCAGCAGTGCCCACGATATCCCTGCCCTGCGTGCCAGCGCTCTGGAATGGCAAGATTATTGGGCAAACAGGGAAAGTACCCCTTGGAAAATAGCCTTCAATACTACGCCGAACGGAACGCATGCTGCGAACAGCACCGATAGCTATCGATTCGGCCTGCATCAAATATTTGCTGAAGAATTACAGGAAGCTGAAGAACATAAAGAAGCCGATGGCACGGCGTATACAAACTGA
- a CDS encoding NYN domain-containing protein: MDEIKQKIALFIDADNAPASKFEDVLSEVAKYGVVTIRKAYGNWKSSSLKGWEDLLHEHAIQPVQQYDLTKGKNASDIALVIDAMDVMYTKDIDVMCFISSDCDFTPMVTRALAEGKVVLGFGERKTPPPFVNACSKFLFLDKSDVVKEENGDKPKNIKSDTKLITLLRQAIEATEDDDGWAVLGAVGSNISNRASFDCRNYGYKNLSSLFRSIDLFELKRGPGKSYLVRDIRRSKKSG, from the coding sequence ATGGACGAAATCAAGCAGAAGATTGCCCTTTTTATCGATGCCGACAATGCCCCGGCGAGCAAGTTTGAGGATGTCCTGAGCGAGGTCGCCAAATACGGCGTGGTCACCATTCGCAAGGCCTATGGCAACTGGAAGTCATCGTCTCTAAAAGGCTGGGAAGATCTTCTGCACGAACATGCTATTCAGCCAGTGCAGCAGTATGATCTGACCAAGGGCAAGAACGCCTCCGATATTGCGCTGGTGATCGATGCGATGGATGTGATGTACACCAAGGACATCGACGTGATGTGCTTTATCTCATCGGATTGCGACTTTACCCCGATGGTGACCAGAGCGCTGGCCGAGGGCAAGGTGGTGCTCGGGTTTGGCGAGCGCAAGACACCGCCGCCCTTCGTGAATGCCTGCTCCAAGTTCCTTTTCCTCGACAAATCAGACGTGGTCAAGGAAGAGAACGGTGATAAGCCCAAGAACATCAAATCGGATACCAAGCTGATTACCCTGCTGCGTCAGGCGATCGAAGCCACCGAGGACGATGATGGCTGGGCCGTACTGGGCGCCGTCGGCTCCAACATTTCCAACAGAGCATCCTTCGACTGCCGCAACTACGGTTACAAAAACCTGAGCAGCCTGTTCCGCTCCATCGACCTGTTTGAGTTGAAGCGGGGTCCGGGAAAGTCATATCTGGTCAGGGATATCAGAAGAAGCAAAAAGAGCGGATAG
- a CDS encoding YcxB family protein, whose amino-acid sequence MQPFTTQFTLSREYLAECFDQSLPYGKGAQPNYLFPVLLFAAGAGLLLFTGQPKVAGYLLIALAILELLHIRFRRAWWLTRQMWGKGAGAEVQLTIDEEGIQTQNAYAQTALLWSDIERVIETDLGLILVAKSGGRQYLSKSLFTTDLVNEIIAKGNGRA is encoded by the coding sequence GTGCAACCGTTTACAACCCAATTTACCCTGTCCCGAGAATACCTTGCCGAGTGTTTCGATCAGTCTTTGCCCTATGGGAAAGGTGCCCAGCCCAACTATCTCTTTCCGGTTTTGCTGTTTGCGGCGGGTGCCGGGTTACTGCTGTTTACCGGGCAACCCAAAGTCGCCGGTTACCTGTTGATCGCGCTGGCCATTCTGGAGCTGCTGCATATTCGCTTCCGGCGCGCCTGGTGGTTAACGCGGCAGATGTGGGGAAAAGGTGCCGGTGCTGAAGTGCAACTAACCATCGATGAAGAAGGCATCCAGACGCAGAATGCCTATGCGCAAACCGCGCTGTTGTGGTCGGATATCGAGCGTGTTATTGAAACCGATTTGGGGCTGATTCTGGTGGCCAAATCCGGTGGCCGGCAGTACTTATCCAAATCCCTGTTTACTACGGATTTGGTGAACGAGATTATTGCCAAAGGCAATGGGCGAGCCTGA
- a CDS encoding oxidoreductase encodes MPTTTEIKTAIIGYGFSATTFHLPFILNLPQFRFTAVSTSKGEQVRQQYPDVAVYADAETLLTESDAELVIITAPNDAHFALAKLALQQGKHVVLEKPFVTRVEQGEELITLARQQQRVLSVYHNRRRDGDFLTVQKLIADGRLGEVRYFESHFDRFRPEVRQRWRESNVEGGGILFDLGPHLLDQALQLFGPPTAITAQVRTLRPQAEVDDFFHITLHYPERLAILRSSPYSASPNLRFEVQGETASYVKHGLDPQEDRLKAGKLPVTADWGQEEPDQYGQLYTADNVTPVTTEIGGYQHYYQQLASAILEGGEVPVSAEQALWNIRLIHLAKQSSASGQTIKVDEGL; translated from the coding sequence ATGCCGACAACCACCGAAATCAAAACCGCCATTATCGGCTACGGCTTTTCCGCCACCACCTTCCACCTGCCGTTTATCCTGAACCTGCCCCAGTTTCGCTTTACTGCGGTAAGCACCTCGAAAGGCGAGCAGGTACGGCAGCAGTATCCTGACGTCGCCGTGTATGCGGATGCGGAAACCCTGCTGACAGAAAGCGATGCCGAGCTGGTGATCATCACCGCCCCCAACGACGCGCACTTTGCACTGGCCAAGCTCGCTCTGCAGCAGGGTAAACATGTGGTGCTGGAAAAACCGTTCGTTACCCGCGTCGAACAGGGCGAAGAGCTGATCACGCTGGCGCGGCAACAGCAGCGGGTGTTGAGCGTGTACCACAACCGCCGCAGGGACGGCGACTTCCTCACGGTGCAAAAGCTCATAGCCGATGGCCGCCTGGGCGAGGTGCGCTACTTTGAAAGCCATTTCGACCGCTTCCGCCCCGAGGTGCGCCAGCGCTGGCGCGAGTCCAATGTAGAGGGCGGCGGTATCCTGTTCGATCTGGGGCCGCATCTGCTCGACCAGGCGCTACAACTGTTTGGCCCGCCGACAGCAATCACTGCACAAGTACGCACGCTAAGACCACAGGCGGAAGTCGATGACTTTTTCCATATCACCCTGCACTACCCGGAGCGGCTGGCGATCCTGCGCAGCAGCCCCTACAGTGCCTCACCGAACCTGCGCTTCGAGGTGCAGGGCGAAACCGCGAGCTATGTAAAGCACGGCCTGGATCCGCAGGAAGACCGCCTGAAGGCCGGGAAACTACCGGTGACCGCAGATTGGGGACAGGAGGAGCCAGATCAATACGGCCAGTTATACACCGCTGACAACGTAACCCCGGTCACAACCGAAATCGGCGGCTATCAGCATTACTATCAACAGCTGGCGAGCGCCATTCTGGAGGGCGGTGAGGTCCCGGTAAGCGCGGAGCAGGCCCTGTGGAATATCCGATTGATCCACCTGGCAAAGCAAAGCAGTGCCAGCGGCCAAACAATCAAGGTGGATGAGGGTCTGTAG
- a CDS encoding zinc metallopeptidase: MPYVLITLAIAALIVGPQLWVRFVLWRHSKEIGDMPGSGAELATHLIERYQLDGVKVVEANKDENYYSPSEKVVALSPEVYHGKSVTAVAVAAHEVGHAMQFCREEPISRLRDKYLTKAHQIQRIGAGILVFAPIVTLAIKSPVIFLWIGAIAVITMLASVLMYVAILPEEYDASFNKALPILKEGYLPQHLMSAAHSVLKACALTYVAGALLDVLRLWRWIRFFR, translated from the coding sequence ATGCCTTACGTACTGATCACCCTGGCCATAGCCGCACTGATCGTTGGCCCCCAGCTATGGGTACGGTTTGTGCTCTGGCGGCATTCAAAGGAAATTGGTGATATGCCTGGCTCGGGTGCGGAACTGGCCACACATCTGATCGAGCGCTACCAGCTTGACGGGGTGAAAGTCGTCGAGGCAAACAAGGATGAAAACTATTACTCGCCGTCAGAAAAAGTGGTGGCCCTGAGCCCGGAGGTTTACCACGGCAAGTCGGTTACCGCCGTGGCGGTGGCCGCCCATGAAGTGGGCCATGCCATGCAGTTCTGCCGAGAAGAGCCCATCTCCCGATTGAGAGACAAATATCTCACCAAGGCCCATCAGATCCAGCGTATTGGTGCGGGAATTCTTGTGTTCGCGCCCATCGTCACACTCGCGATCAAATCACCGGTAATTTTCTTGTGGATTGGTGCTATTGCGGTAATCACCATGCTCGCCTCCGTGCTGATGTACGTTGCCATACTGCCGGAAGAGTATGACGCCAGCTTTAACAAAGCACTGCCGATACTGAAGGAAGGCTACCTTCCTCAACACCTGATGAGCGCAGCACACAGTGTGTTAAAGGCGTGCGCCCTGACCTATGTAGCGGGCGCACTGCTGGATGTACTCCGATTGTGGCGCTGGATACGATTTTTCAGATAG
- a CDS encoding LysR family transcriptional regulator yields the protein MDRIDALNAFVAVADEGGFNKAADKLELSNQLVSKYVSQLEEHLKVRLFNRTTRRVHLTQEGEQCYQFARQILESLADMKSQLGEMQSEAQGLLRISAPVTFATRHLAPLIGEFKKEHPAVGIDLQLNDRKVDVVEEGFDVALRIGKLKSSSLIARRLAPIRLVVCASPEYLQRHGVPQVPEDLKPEHYLRYSYLESSSGDSRLMTALKRNRLMSAATSISCNNGEILMQAAIAGEGYALQPTFIVGEAIKAGKLNVILPEFAPETLGIYAVYPHRNLLATKLRVFIDFISSYFGDPPYWDAFD from the coding sequence ATGGACCGAATTGACGCTTTGAACGCCTTTGTGGCGGTCGCTGACGAGGGTGGCTTTAACAAAGCCGCGGACAAGCTGGAGCTGTCGAATCAGCTGGTGAGCAAGTACGTGTCGCAGCTGGAAGAGCACCTCAAGGTACGCTTGTTCAACCGCACCACGCGGCGCGTACATCTGACGCAGGAGGGCGAGCAGTGCTATCAGTTTGCCCGGCAGATTCTGGAAAGCCTGGCGGACATGAAAAGTCAGCTGGGGGAAATGCAAAGCGAAGCCCAGGGACTACTGCGTATCAGCGCCCCGGTCACCTTCGCCACGCGTCACCTGGCACCATTGATCGGGGAATTTAAAAAAGAACACCCGGCGGTAGGCATCGACTTGCAACTTAACGATCGCAAGGTGGATGTAGTGGAAGAAGGGTTTGATGTAGCGCTGCGTATCGGCAAACTGAAAAGCTCTTCACTGATTGCCAGGCGACTGGCCCCCATACGGCTAGTGGTATGTGCGTCGCCGGAATATCTGCAGCGGCACGGCGTACCGCAGGTTCCGGAAGACCTGAAGCCTGAACACTACCTGCGCTACAGCTATCTGGAATCGAGCTCCGGTGACTCCCGCCTGATGACCGCCCTGAAAAGAAACCGGTTGATGAGTGCAGCAACAAGTATTTCATGCAATAACGGCGAAATATTGATGCAGGCCGCTATCGCCGGAGAAGGTTATGCATTACAGCCGACCTTTATCGTCGGTGAAGCGATCAAAGCGGGTAAATTGAACGTGATTCTTCCGGAATTCGCGCCGGAGACGCTGGGGATCTACGCGGTGTACCCGCACAGGAATTTATTGGCCACCAAGCTCAGGGTGTTTATCGACTTTATCAGTAGTTATTTTGGCGATCCGCCGTACTGGGATGCGTTTGACTGA
- a CDS encoding DoxX family protein, translating to MNTQVINKVLNSNAGVGAFALRVPVGIILAAHGAQKLFGWFGGYGLEGTGQWMASIGLEPGYLMALLAGSAEFFGGLALVLGLLTRPAAAVSAVTMLVAIFTAHISNGFFMSNNGYEYALALFAATLALAIQGGGAYAVDNGLSQIVADDTNGRAEQPAVRTA from the coding sequence ATGAATACGCAAGTGATCAACAAAGTTTTGAACTCAAACGCTGGAGTGGGCGCATTCGCATTGCGCGTACCGGTCGGCATCATCCTCGCCGCCCACGGTGCCCAGAAGCTGTTTGGCTGGTTTGGCGGCTACGGCCTCGAAGGTACCGGCCAGTGGATGGCGAGCATCGGCCTGGAGCCCGGATATCTGATGGCCCTGCTGGCGGGTAGCGCGGAATTCTTCGGCGGACTGGCGCTGGTGCTGGGCCTGTTGACCCGCCCAGCGGCGGCGGTGAGTGCCGTCACCATGCTGGTGGCGATCTTCACCGCCCATATCAGCAACGGCTTCTTTATGAGCAACAATGGTTATGAATACGCGCTGGCGCTATTCGCGGCAACTCTGGCCCTGGCCATTCAGGGTGGCGGTGCCTACGCCGTTGACAATGGTCTGAGCCAGATCGTCGCAGACGATACCAACGGGCGAGCCGAGCAACCCGCCGTACGCACGGCCTGA